TCGCAGAATCCGAACAGGGTGGATCCATCGTCCCGCTGCACCTGGTGCACCCAGAGTGTGCAGCCGCTGCCGTCCATCTGCTGGTTCTGATCTCGGGAGGTGAGCTGCACCTCGTAGCCGACTCCGCCGCAGGCGATCACCACCCCTCGTCGACCACCCTGCTCCCAGCTTTGGATTCGTTCTCCCTGCAGCCAGCCGATCATGGGAGAGTTCCTGTTGAAGCCATGCTGCCTGATCTGTCGAGCTTGTCCTCCATGCACGTGTCGTTTCGTCGCTTGTTCCGGACTGTTGCGACAGTGCTGGTTTGTTTGATGATCAGTGCCGGCTTGTCTGCATGCGTTGGTTCGGATCAGCCTCCGCGCTCTGTTCTGCTCAGTGCGCTGGGCCAGCAGATCCAGCTCACGCAGACCTCCATCGCCCGTTCCCTCGATCTGGAGGCGGCCGGTGTTCCTGAGGTGAGCAGAGTGCGGCTTGAAGATCAGGACGTGATCCGCATCGGTGAGCAGAAAGGCATGCATCTCACGGGTCGATTCGACTGGCGTCTGCCGGGAGATGCCGTCAAGGTGGATAGCGCGTTTGAGCTGTACCTCGAACGGGGTGAACGGGGAGAAAGCTGGCGTCTGGCGATCCCCAGCGGGTCTGACGATGGTGCATCCCAGGCCTGGGTCACCTACCCCCTCGCCATCGACTGACGGGCACTCAGGCTGATCAGCGTGGCTCCGAGCACACAAAGCGCTCCGACAATCACTGTTCCTGTGATCGGCTCTGCGAAAAAGAGCACACCCCAGACGGTGGCAAACACAACTTGGACGTAATTGATTGATGTGGCGCGTGCTGCTGGCAGTGCAGCCAGCCCCTGGGTGAGCCAGATCTGACCCATCTGGGTCAAAAGACCGACCCCGACCAGCCAGACCCAGTCCATGCCGCTCGGGAGCACCAGCTGGTTCACAAGGAGCGGCAGCGTGGCTGGCACAGAAACCAGGGGGAAATAGAACACAATCACCAATGGATGCTCCTTGACGGACAGCTGGCGCACACTCACGTAGGCCAGAGCCGTCATCAGGGCTCCCCCAAGCCCAATCAGCGCGGCCATGGCAGGGAGTCCTGCGACGTCCTGCCCCATCCATTCG
The sequence above is a segment of the Synechococcus sp. PROS-7-1 genome. Coding sequences within it:
- a CDS encoding DMT family transporter, translating into MRSLLAAIRGTQSPHEWRACIDLLGAALAFSLMTVCVKHLGGRLPVAEIVLIRSLISIAITLTMLAQANVSPWGHQRGLLLVRGALGTIALLLFFQALASLPLAAATLIQYTYPTLTALTAWALLKEPIRKRIGLAIVLGLIGVILVVQPEWMGQDVAGLPAMAALIGLGGALMTALAYVSVRQLSVKEHPLVIVFYFPLVSVPATLPLLVNQLVLPSGMDWVWLVGVGLLTQMGQIWLTQGLAALPAARATSINYVQVVFATVWGVLFFAEPITGTVIVGALCVLGATLISLSARQSMARG